From Erigeron canadensis isolate Cc75 chromosome 8, C_canadensis_v1, whole genome shotgun sequence, one genomic window encodes:
- the LOC122611291 gene encoding annexin D2-like — MATLKVPSTIPSPSEDCEQLRKAFAGWGTNEALIIDILAHRNGAQRKKIRETYTETYSEDLLKDLDSELSNDFQRVVLLWTLEPAERDAYLVHEATKKLTASNWVLMEIACSRSSDQLLSARKAYHDKYKKSIEEDVAHHISGDFRKLLVSLLSAFRYEGEEVNMTLAKSEAKIVHQKICDKAYNDDELIRILATRSKAQLNATLNQYNNQFGNVITKDLKTDPEDEYLKLLRSAIKCLTVPEKYYEKLLRLAINKLGTDERALTRVVATRAEVDLQRIAEEYQRRNSVALDHAIAGDTSGDYEKMLLALMGHCDA, encoded by the exons ATGGCAACTCTTAAGGTTCCATCAACTATCCCTTCTCCTTCTGAAGATTGTGAACAACTCCGAAAAGCTTTCGCAG GTTGGGGAACAAATGAGGCATTGATCATTGATATCCTGGCCCATAGAAACGGAGCTCAGCGCAAAAAGATACGAGAAACGTATACCGAAACATATAGTGAAGATCTACTCAAAGATTTGGACTCCGAgctttcaaatgattttcag CGGGTGGTATTGTTATGGACACTGGAGCCAGCCGAGCGTGATGCATATTTGGTTCATGAAGCAACAAAGAAACTGACTGCAAGCAATTGGGTTCTCATGGAAATTGCCTGCTCTAGGTCTTCGGATCAATTACTTAGTGCAAGGAAGGCATATCATGATAAATATAAGAAGTCCATTGAGGAAGATGTTGCACATCACATATCTGGGGATTTCCGAAAG CTTTTAGTTTCTCTTCTGAGTGCTTTCCGTTATGAGGGAGAAGAGGTAAACATGACTCTAGCTAAATCAGAGGCTAAAATCGTTCATCAGAAGATCTGCGATAAAGCTTACAACGATGATGAGCTCATTAGGATTCTAGCAACAAGAAGCAAAGCTCAACTCAATGCAACATTGAATCAGTACAACAATCAGTTTGGGAATGTCATCACCAAG GACTTGAAAACAGATCCTGAAGACGAATATCTCAAACTTTTAAGGTCTGCAATAAAATGCTTAACTGTTCCAGAGAAATACTATGAGAAGCTTCTGAGGTTGGCAATTAACAAACTAGGAACAGACGAACGGGCTCTGACCCGTGTTGTGGCCACTCGTGCTGAAGTTGATTTGCAGCGTATTGCTGAAGAATACCAGAGAAGGAACAGTGTGGCTTTGGATCATGCAATTGCTGGAGACACATCTGGAGATTATGAGAAAATGCTTCTTGCATTGATGGGCCATTGTGATGCTTGA
- the LOC122580641 gene encoding uncharacterized protein LOC122580641, with amino-acid sequence MDSLKALSSLHCEMKIISAKNIQVANSNGYLFVRCYLSTENNKRVRIDSRKVFPNEVVSWNEAFSLDCIGANQSMDMIIHGKIVLEIRWRSNSVSLFSTASSQLLGRAEVCWRDIFDSPKMEMERWVMMKSKKKDVKAPSIKIAMKIEAPQSVVLVEKRKTKKWEERCACCHDDCCNNTCVDSELFVIGATLDAF; translated from the coding sequence ATGGATTCTCTAAAAGCTTTATCGTCTCTTCATTGTGAAATGAAGATAATAAGTGCTAAAAACATCCAAGTTGCCAACTCCAATGGATATTTGTTTGTTAGATGCTATCTTTCAACCGAAAATAACAAAAGGGTACGTATAGACAGCCGAAAAGTATTTCCTAATGAAGTCGTTTCATGGAACGAAGCGTTCTCCTTGGATTGTATAGGGGCAAACCAATCCATGGATATGATCATTCATGGAAAGATTGTTTTGGAGATTCGTTGGAGGAGCAATTCAGTTTCTTTGTTTAGCACGGCGTCGTCACAACTCCTTGGAAGAGCTGAAGTGTGTTGGAGAGATATTTTCGACTCGCCAAAGATGGAAATGGAAAGATGGGTGATGatgaaatcaaagaaaaaagatgTAAAAGCACCATCGATTAAGATAGCTATGAAGATTGAAGCTCCTCAAAGTGTTGTATTAGTTGAAAAGAGGAAGACCAAGAAATGGGAAGAAAGATGTGCTTGTTGCCATGATGATTGTTGTAACAATACTTGTGTAGATAGTGAACTTTTTGTAATAGGAGCTACATTGGATGCATTTTAG